From Carya illinoinensis cultivar Pawnee chromosome 5, C.illinoinensisPawnee_v1, whole genome shotgun sequence, one genomic window encodes:
- the LOC122311737 gene encoding thioredoxin X, chloroplastic → MDTLLSHSALFLRPPLLPVCTVTSTSSSPTAWLAPSCSKNPFLASRIQSRTPWLRNSSAARKLSITCGGITEINETQFPDIVLKSDRPVLVEFVATWCGPCRLISPAIESIAQEYGDRLTVVKIDHDANPRLIEEYKVYGLPTLIFFKNGQEVPESRREGAITKVKLKDYVDALLESLSVA, encoded by the exons ATGGACACTCTCCTCTCTCATTCAGCGTTATTTTTAAGGCCTCCACTCCTCCCGGTTTGTACAGTTACCTCAACCTCCAGCTCCCCAACCGCTTGGTTGGCGCCCAGCTGCTCCAAGAACCCCTTCTTGGCGTCTCGAATCCAAAGCAGAACACCGTGGTTGCGTAATTCCTCTGCTGCTCGCAAGTTGTCGATAACTTGCGGTGGTATTACGGAGATAAACGAGACCCAGTTCCCTGACATTGTCTTGAAGTCCGACCGTCCTGTTCTGGTGGAGTTTGTCGCCACTTGGTGCGGTCCCTGCCGCTTAATCTCCCCTGCTATCGAATCGATCGCCCAG GAATATGGAGACAGATTGACGGTTGTAAAAATTGATCATGATGCGAACCCTCGACTAATTGAAGAGTACAAAGTTTATGGATTGCCAACTTTGATCTTCTTCAAGAATGGGCAAGAAGTTCCAGAAAGCAGGAGGGAAGGTGCAATTACGAAAGTGAAGCTTAAGGATTATGTTGATGCCTTGTTGGAGTCATTATCAGTTGCCTAG